In the Drosophila biarmipes strain raj3 chromosome X, RU_DBia_V1.1, whole genome shotgun sequence genome, one interval contains:
- the LOC108024082 gene encoding uncharacterized protein LOC108024082 produces the protein MCNSPIEGYLLLTGPTRLTSRIFVANLPECSRNELAQLCARFGNILGTMIKDNYGYVQFESKRQASIAILALHRSRFKGKTLTVHSATFHSMEAHGRGCRQAEKDELVVAEADSSGRDLIADCVIIVMDLEQVHSAMRIRDRLFAGGLSTEVRSPLALDDQEPLTSLLELAGLGTQYAMVLTSTNGRLDKAAVHFLYEDRSEHPDLTVDQAIEVVAKDYNRRHVCNPVGAVRD, from the coding sequence atGTGCAACTCGCCCATCGAAGGTTACCTGCTGCTCACGGGTCCAACCCGTCTCACCAGTCGAATTTTCGTCGCAAACTTGCCGGAGTGCAGCCGCAATGAACTGGCCCAGCTATGTGCACGATTTGGAAACATTCTGGGTACGATGATCAAAGACAATTACGGCTACGTACAATTTGAGAGTAAAAGACAGGCCAGCATTGCCATTCTGGCTCTGCACCGGTCGCGCTTCAAAGGCAAAACCCTGACTGTTCACAGTGCCACTTTCCACTCGATGGAGGCACATGGACGTGGTTGCAGACAGGCCGAGAAGGACGAGCTCGTCGTCGCCGAGGCCGACTCCTCGGGACGGGATCTGATTGCCGACTGCGTGATCATAGTAATGGATTTGGAGCAGGTTCACAGCGCCATGCGCATCCGGGACCGGCTCTTCGCCGGGGGACTGAGCACGGAGGTGCGCTCTCCACTAGCCCTCGACGACCAGGAGCCGCTGACCAGTCTGCTGGAGCTCGCAGGACTTGGGACTCAGTACGCCATGGTCCTGACATCGACGAACGGGCGCCTTGACAAGGCGGCAGTGCACTTCTTGTACGAGGATCGTTCGGAACACCCAGACCTGACGGTGGACCAGGCCATCGAGGTGGTTGCAAAGGACTACAACAGACGCCATGTATGCAACCCAGTCGGTGCTGTGCGTGACTAA